The Spirosoma oryzicola region AACCAATGGCTCCGCTCCTGACCGTTGAGCCGGCGCAATGCAATATGCGACACCGTTTCGGTCATGCCGTAGGTCGCAAAAACAGGCGCTTTTATAAGCTGCAACTCGCGTTCAAGTAAAGGGCTGGTAGCCGCTCCCCCAACCAGAATTGCTTTCATGGTATTCAGTATGGAGAGTTTTTCCGGAGTTGCTTCCAGAACCGTTTGCAGTTGTAAAGGCACCAGCGCCGTAAAGTCGAAGTGTGTACCCGGCGAATCAAAAAGCGCCAGCGGATTGCCCGACGGCTCTTGAATCGTCATGGGCATCCCCAGTTCGAGTCCGCGCACCAGCATCATAACCCCGGCTACGTAGCGCGTATTCAGACAGACCAGCGCCTTGTCCCCTGGTTGAAGGCCAAGCACACGACCCGTTAGTTGCGCACTCGCCCGCATCTGCGCCCGCGTGAGGACAATTGGCTTAGGCGTACCCGTTGACCCCGACGTGTGCAGCGTGAAACTCGACTGGTGGCTTAACCAGGCCCGACAAAACGCCTGTGTCTGCGCTTCGTAGTCAGTCAGGGGGTCGGGCCAG contains the following coding sequences:
- a CDS encoding AMP-binding protein, with the protein product MVLDPTFPDNWPDPLTDYEAQTQAFCRAWLSHQSSFTLHTSGSTGTPKPIVLTRAQMRASAQLTGRVLGLQPGDKALVCLNTRYVAGVMMLVRGLELGMPMTIQEPSGNPLALFDSPGTHFDFTALVPLQLQTVLEATPEKLSILNTMKAILVGGAATSPLLERELQLIKAPVFATYGMTETVSHIALRRLNGQERSHWFTALDGVELGVDERGCLHITSAATNFERVQTNDVVEFRSQASLTQFQLLGRADTIINSGGVKIQPEQVERVAQEALAIYRQAGTASPGEDQASWVPRLFVAAMPDDRLGQRVVLVLEQRALSPEQFQTVQESIRLQLGPYAVPKDMVVVPELAETSTGKIDRNATIARIR